The Corylus avellana chromosome ca8, CavTom2PMs-1.0 genome has a segment encoding these proteins:
- the LOC132189397 gene encoding uncharacterized protein LOC132189397, giving the protein MSWLARSLANSLRLDDDKDDDDEDNDVVPSHPRDPDASPSFPTERASHNNNHNHHSQQQFESEDNDWQSEEAHSRGVKDDLSELKQTLTRQLWGVASFLAPPASSEPSTPSHFPQTDTSDQSVSSGAEEEPSDRTVSWIGSDIVEISKMPSNEELLEARGLGGAVGITDEVLAFAGNIGMHPETWLDFPLDEEEDLGDFDMSDAQEEHALAIQHLAPRLAALRIELCPCHMTESYFWKVYFVLLHSRLNKHDADYLSTPQVVAARAMWMQELQKKTKAETDWFARIQSYSKDSANMLEEDFDLTPRGTFSFEPSSSSVATDFESEQRPVESNELQFIDKSVIEERPVIKTENKDSKLVVENFEDEEDDWPEEDSELGRYSGVAMYVGDGEDISFSDLEDDEDCSVPIKSKIVVSKG; this is encoded by the exons ATGTCATGGCTGGCTCGTTCTCTCGCCAACTCCCTTCGACTCGACGACGATAAAGACGACGACGATGAAGACAACGACGTCGTACCCTCCCACCCTCGCGACCCAGACGCATCACCATCTTTCCCCACCGAACGAGCCAGCCACAACAACAACCATAACCACCACAGCCAACAACAATTCGAATCCGAAGACAATGATTGGCAATCAGAAGAGGCCCATTCTCGGGGCGTCAAAGACGACCTCTCCGAACTCAAACAAACTCTGACGCGCCAGCTCTGGGGCGTGGCCTCCTTCCTCGCGCCCCCTGCTTCCTCGGAACCCTCCACGCCCTCGCATTTCCCGCAAACCGACACGTCCGATCAGTCCGTGTCCTCCGGCGCAGAAGAGGAGCCGTCGGATCGCACTGTCTCCTGGATCGGGAGCGACATCGTGGAGATCTCGAAGATGCCGTCGAATGAGGAGCTATTGGAGGCGCGTGGTCTGGGAGGAGCCGTGGGGATCACCGACGAGGTGTTGGCTTTCGCGGGGAACATCGGGATGCATCCCGAGACGTGGTTGGATTTTCCGCTTGATGAGGAGGAGGACTTGGGTG ATTTTGACATGTCTGATGCCCAAGAAGAGCATGCTTTGGCTATCCAACATCTTGCTCCCAGATTAGCTGCCCTGAGAATTGAACTTTGTCCTTGCCATATGACTGAAAGTTACTTTTGGAAAGTCTACTTTGTGCTTCTGCACTCTAGACTCAACAAACATGATGCGGATTACTTGTCTACACCCCAG GTAGTGGCTGCCAGAGCCATGTGGATGCAGGAgctacaaaagaaaacaaaggcaGAGACTGACTGGTTTGCAAGAATCCAATCCTATTCGAAAGACAGTGCTAATATGCTGGAGGAAGATTTTGATCTTACGCCACGGGGCACATTTTCATTTGAACCTAGTAGCTCCTCCGTGGCTACGGATTTTGAGAGTGAGCAGCGCCCGGTTGAAAGTAACGAGCTGCAATTTATTGATAAGTCTGTTATTGAAGAGAGGCCAGTAATTAAGACTGAGAATAAGGATTCTAAACTAGTGGTTGAGAATTTTGAAGACGAGGAGGATGACTGGCCTGAGGAAGATTCTGAACTAGGTAGGTATAGTGGAGTTGCCATGTATGTGGGGGATGGAGAAGACATATCTTTCAGTGATCTGGAGGATGATGAGGATTGCAGTGTACCCATAAAGTCCAAGATAGTAGTTTCAAAGGGGTAG
- the LOC132189805 gene encoding U-box domain-containing protein 30-like gives MPMYQPSIRRRDGGDVKLDVGGGGQVLDLETAVKDGILGGDGGAFFGGGVAEKLDLKKMVAELEPIDVPSVFICPISLEPMQDPVTLCTGQTYERSNIRKWFSLGHFTCPTTMQELWDDSVTPNKTLHQLIYSWFSQKYLAMKKKSEDVQGRALELLETLKKVKGQARVQALKDLRQVVVAHASAKKTVADNNGVPLLSSLLGRFTSHAVGSETIGILVNLDLDLESKADLMQPAKISLMVDMLNEGSIETKINCTKLIEMLIVGKDFASEIVSSLSLLVGLLRLVKDKRHPNGVLAGLSLLKTVCSHEPVRSSVVSIGAVPQLVEILPSLNNECLEIALYVLEVLSTLPEGKLALKDCPNSIPNVVRLMMKVSESCTQFALSILWAVCKLAPEECASLAVEAGLAAKLLLVIQSGCDPIMKQRSAELLKLCSLNYTATLFISKCKLTRTIQ, from the coding sequence ATGCCGATGTACCAGCCGTCTATTCGGAGAAGAGATGGGGGGGATGTGAAGCTCGACGTGGGTGGTGGTGGGCAAGTATTGGATCTGGAAACCGCTGTGAAAGATGGTATTCTGGGAGGCGACGGTGGCGCGTTCTTCGGCGGAGGTGTCGCCGAGAAATTGGATTTGAAGAAGATGGTGGCCGAGCTGGAACCCATAGATGTTCCCTCGGTGTTTATCTGCCCGATCTCATTGGAGCCGATGCAAGACCCCGTGACCCTTTGCACGGGCCAGACCTATGAGAGATCCAACATTCGCAAATGGTTCTCTTTGGGCCACTTCACTTGCCCCACTACGATGCAGGAGCTCTGGGACGATTCGGTCACGCCGAATAAGACCCTGCACCAGCTGATTTACAGTTGGTTCTCGCAGAAGTACTTGGCGATGAAGAAGAAGTCGGAGGATGTGCAAGGAAGGGCCTTGGAGCTTTTGGAGACGCTGAAGAAAGTTAAGGGTCAAGCTAGAGTTCAAGCTCTCAAAGACCTGAGGCAGGTCGTGGTTGCTCATGCTTCGGCGAAGAAGACAGTAGCTGACAATAACGGTGTACCTTTGCTTTCTTCTCTGTTGGGTCGTTTCACTTCGCACGCAGTTGGGTCGGAGACAATTGGGATTCTTGTGAATTTAGATCTCGATTTGGAGTCAAAGGCCGATTTGATGCAACCCGCGAAGATATCATTAATGGTGGACATGTTGAATGAGGGATCCATTGAGACGAAGATCAATTGCACGAAATTGATCGAAATGTTGATAGTTGGGAAGGATTTTGCATCTGAGATTGTCTCAAGCTTGAGTCTTTTGGTTGGATTGTTGAGGTTGGTAAAGGATAAAAGACATCCAAATGGGGTCTTGGCCGGTCTCAGTTTGCTCAAGACGGTCTGTTCCCATGAACCAGTCAGGAGCTCTGTTGTGAGCATTGGGGCAGTTCCCCAATTGGTTGAGATCCTACCCAGTTTGAATAATGAGTGTTTGGAAATAGCTCTCTATGTCCTTGAGGTGTTGTCCACTCTTCCAGAAGGAAAATTGGCTTTGAAGGATTGCCCGAATTCCATACCCAATGTGGTGAGGTTAATGATGAAGGTTTCTGAGAGCTGCACGCAGTTTGCACTGTCAATCTTGTGGGCTGTTTGCAAGCTTGCCCCAGAAGAATGCGCTTCACTTGCTGTGGAGGCAGGTTTAGCGGCCAAGCTGCTTCTTGTAATTCAGAGTGGATGCGATCCGATTATGAAGCAACGGTCGGCTGAGCTTTTGAAATTGTGTAGTCTAAATTACACAGCCACACTCTTCATTTCCAAGTGTAAGCTTACAAGAACGATACAATGA